In the Thermodesulfovibrio yellowstonii DSM 11347 genome, one interval contains:
- the infB gene encoding translation initiation factor IF-2 translates to MSTKAVRSIELARELGVKPLEIVKFIEKIRNIQFKKGTTNIKVEPDEIDKIIQHFKKEAKLEKIKEKEEKPVELKKTEEIKELEEKKPITPKIIEEEIKEEEELQLPGRFRREISFEKIEKIKPKPVPTKIPPKKFEPKKWLDIKEQKKVKDKNKKEEPAVTPSTAPRKKSIKIEEGTTVKEFAELIGQKVPDVIKKFMELGYMPTINQPVDIDAAQLVAESFGIKVEFSQTQELDIIEEVEDSPELLQPRPPIVTVMGHVDHGKTSLLDAIRKTKVTEQEAGGITQHIGAYKVTLQGKDITFLDTPGHEAFTALRARGAKVTDIVVLVVAADDGVMPQTIEAINHAKAANVPIVVAVNKIDKPEANPQRVRTQLSDYGVIPEEWGGQNIFVDISAKKRIGIENLLEMIALQAEIMELKANPNKPARGTIIESRLDKGRGPVATVIVQNGTLRIGDAFVAGVTYGKVRAIIDDTGKRINEAPPSTPVEVVGFEEVPQAGDSFTVVEDERIARQIANTRAQKKRLAEMQKAQRLTLQDLYEKIKEGEVKELNLVIKGDVQGSVEALKKAVEDITHPEIKVKVIHTGVGGITESDVNLAATANAIIIGFNVRPETKAQDLAEQLGVDIKLYSIIYEVIDDVKKALQGMLEPEIKERVIGRAEVRAVFKISKIGTVAGCYVLNGTISRASDGVRVIRDNIVVYEGKISSLKRFKEDVREVQAGYECGITIENFNDIKEGDILENYVLEKVPVKGL, encoded by the coding sequence ATGTCAACTAAAGCAGTTAGAAGTATAGAGTTAGCAAGAGAGCTTGGAGTAAAACCCTTAGAGATTGTAAAATTTATTGAAAAAATAAGGAATATTCAATTTAAAAAGGGAACTACAAACATTAAGGTAGAGCCAGATGAAATTGACAAGATAATCCAACACTTTAAGAAAGAAGCTAAGTTAGAAAAAATAAAAGAGAAAGAAGAAAAACCTGTTGAATTAAAAAAGACTGAAGAAATAAAAGAATTAGAAGAAAAAAAACCAATAACACCTAAGATTATTGAAGAAGAAATAAAGGAAGAAGAAGAGCTTCAGCTACCTGGCAGATTTAGAAGAGAAATATCCTTTGAAAAAATTGAAAAAATAAAACCCAAACCCGTACCTACAAAAATTCCGCCCAAGAAGTTTGAACCTAAAAAATGGCTTGATATAAAGGAACAGAAAAAAGTTAAGGATAAAAATAAGAAAGAAGAACCTGCTGTAACACCATCAACAGCTCCAAGAAAAAAATCAATTAAGATAGAAGAAGGCACAACAGTAAAAGAATTTGCCGAACTTATTGGGCAAAAAGTCCCAGATGTAATAAAAAAATTTATGGAACTTGGCTATATGCCAACAATTAATCAACCTGTTGATATAGATGCAGCTCAGCTTGTCGCAGAAAGCTTTGGAATAAAAGTAGAATTTTCTCAGACACAGGAACTTGATATTATTGAAGAAGTGGAAGATTCTCCAGAATTACTTCAACCAAGACCTCCAATTGTAACTGTTATGGGACATGTTGATCATGGTAAAACATCACTACTTGATGCAATAAGAAAAACAAAAGTGACAGAACAGGAAGCAGGAGGCATTACACAACATATAGGTGCATATAAGGTAACACTTCAAGGTAAAGATATTACTTTTCTTGACACTCCAGGGCATGAAGCATTTACAGCATTAAGAGCGAGAGGTGCGAAAGTAACTGATATTGTTGTTCTGGTTGTTGCTGCAGATGATGGAGTCATGCCACAGACGATTGAAGCAATAAACCATGCGAAAGCAGCTAATGTTCCAATAGTTGTTGCTGTAAACAAGATAGACAAACCAGAAGCAAATCCTCAAAGAGTAAGGACTCAGCTCAGTGACTATGGAGTTATTCCAGAAGAATGGGGCGGGCAGAATATATTTGTTGATATTTCAGCCAAAAAAAGAATAGGAATAGAAAATTTACTTGAAATGATAGCTCTTCAAGCAGAAATAATGGAGCTTAAGGCAAATCCCAATAAACCCGCAAGAGGAACAATCATTGAATCCCGACTTGATAAAGGACGTGGACCTGTAGCAACAGTAATTGTTCAGAATGGAACTCTAAGGATAGGAGATGCTTTTGTTGCAGGAGTGACATATGGCAAAGTAAGAGCAATTATTGATGATACAGGGAAAAGAATTAATGAAGCTCCTCCGTCTACTCCTGTTGAAGTTGTAGGATTTGAAGAAGTTCCTCAAGCAGGAGATAGTTTCACAGTTGTTGAAGATGAAAGGATAGCCCGCCAGATAGCAAACACACGAGCACAAAAGAAAAGACTTGCAGAAATGCAAAAGGCGCAAAGGCTGACACTTCAGGATTTATATGAAAAAATTAAAGAGGGAGAAGTCAAAGAACTTAATTTAGTTATAAAAGGTGATGTTCAGGGTTCTGTTGAAGCACTTAAGAAAGCAGTAGAGGATATTACCCATCCTGAAATTAAAGTTAAGGTTATACATACAGGTGTTGGTGGTATAACAGAGTCTGATGTAAATCTTGCAGCTACTGCTAATGCAATAATAATAGGATTTAATGTCCGTCCAGAAACAAAGGCTCAGGACCTGGCAGAACAACTTGGAGTTGATATAAAGCTTTATAGCATTATTTATGAAGTAATTGACGATGTAAAGAAAGCTCTGCAAGGAATGCTTGAACCAGAAATTAAAGAAAGAGTTATAGGTAGAGCAGAAGTAAGGGCAGTATTTAAAATATCCAAAATCGGTACAGTTGCAGGCTGTTATGTTTTAAATGGAACAATATCAAGAGCAAGCGACGGTGTAAGGGTAATAAGAGATAACATTGTAGTTTATGAAGGTAAGATCAGTTCTTTAAAAAGATTTAAAGAAGATGTAAGAGAAGTTCAGGCTGGTTATGAATGTGGAATAACCATAGAGAACTTCAATGACATAAAAGAAGGCGATATACTTGAAAACTATGTTCTTGAAAAAGTTCCTGTGAAAGGTCTGTAA
- the rbfA gene encoding 30S ribosome-binding factor RbfA, protein MQPYKRAQRLKVLLKEEVAEIILHKIKDPRLGFITVTDVELSDDLRIAKVFISVLKTEDRQLTLQILNDAKGFVRSEIAKRLRIKIIPTFEFLFDESIDRGFRIDQLLKEIKKTSEEV, encoded by the coding sequence ATGCAACCCTATAAAAGGGCACAAAGGCTCAAAGTTCTTTTAAAGGAAGAAGTAGCTGAGATAATCTTGCATAAAATAAAAGACCCAAGACTCGGTTTTATTACAGTAACTGATGTTGAACTTTCAGATGATTTGCGAATAGCAAAAGTTTTTATTTCAGTGCTTAAAACAGAAGACAGACAGCTTACGCTTCAAATTTTAAATGACGCAAAGGGTTTTGTGCGAAGTGAAATTGCAAAAAGACTCAGAATTAAAATAATACCTACATTTGAGTTTTTATTTGATGAATCTATAGACCGTGGATTCAGAATTGACCAACTTTTAAAAGAGATAAAGAAGACTTCGGAGGAGGTTTGA
- a CDS encoding DHH family phosphoesterase: MRPPEYLIDAIKKNNSFLILTHTTPDGDAFGSSIALKFLLEQFNKKAEIYAEYPIPVQYQFLPGSDSIKNIELLKVEDLVFSCNCAKENSLPFDILILVDCNNLSRISYKKEIIEKIKTFSGTKLIIDHHVESNLPDHNSLKWIDPQKAATGIMVFYLIKAFNGEITPQIATNLYTAIIVDTGNFQFENTTKEVLSIASELVSYGAKPSYIYQHSFESWSQNRFRLFIKMLNNIELFPPIAISFISKKDFDETLTQESDTERFVEFLRILKEVNITALFREIQEGFLKVSLRSKGDLDVSKIAEEFGGGGHKNAAGYRISASFEEARNKLIEKMKVYNMLK, translated from the coding sequence TTGAGACCACCTGAATATTTAATTGATGCTATTAAAAAAAATAATTCTTTTTTAATACTTACACATACAACGCCTGATGGAGATGCTTTTGGTTCCTCTATCGCTTTAAAGTTTCTGCTTGAACAATTCAATAAAAAAGCAGAAATTTATGCAGAGTATCCAATCCCTGTGCAGTATCAATTTCTTCCAGGAAGTGACTCTATTAAAAATATTGAGCTTCTAAAAGTTGAAGATTTAGTTTTTTCATGCAATTGTGCTAAAGAGAATAGTTTGCCTTTTGATATTTTAATTTTGGTGGATTGTAATAATTTGTCAAGAATTAGCTATAAGAAGGAAATTATTGAAAAAATTAAAACTTTTTCGGGTACAAAGCTGATTATTGACCATCATGTTGAATCTAACCTTCCAGACCATAACTCTTTGAAATGGATTGACCCACAAAAGGCAGCAACAGGTATAATGGTTTTTTATCTCATTAAAGCATTCAATGGCGAAATCACACCACAGATTGCAACAAATCTTTATACAGCAATAATCGTTGATACAGGTAACTTCCAATTTGAAAATACAACAAAGGAAGTTTTATCAATTGCATCAGAACTGGTAAGCTACGGAGCAAAACCTTCCTATATTTATCAACATAGTTTTGAGTCATGGAGTCAAAACAGATTCAGACTTTTTATAAAAATGTTGAACAATATTGAGTTATTTCCTCCTATTGCAATATCGTTTATAAGTAAAAAGGATTTTGATGAAACTCTCACCCAGGAGTCTGACACTGAAAGATTTGTAGAGTTTTTGAGAATTTTAAAAGAAGTTAATATCACAGCTCTTTTTAGAGAAATTCAAGAAGGTTTTCTAAAAGTCAGTCTTCGTTCAAAGGGTGATTTGGATGTAAGCAAAATTGCAGAAGAATTTGGTGGAGGAGGGCATAAGAATGCCGCTGGATATAGAATTTCAGCATCCTTTGAAGAGGCACGAAATAAACTTATTGAAAAAATGAAGGTTTATAACATGTTGAAATAA
- a CDS encoding ParA family protein, whose amino-acid sequence MGKIIAIASQKGGVGKTTTAINLSACLAVKGRKILVIDSDPQASLTFGLGIRKNGEKIKGLYELYAGKATLQEVLSQPIENLYVIPSRIDLFMAELEIFETEQREKRLKFLLESFKDEFDYIFIDCPPSFSFLTLCALVASESVIIPVQCEQFALEALRIFIKLLWRIKGSFNEALELEGILLTMFSKHINLSRTIAEDIKRVFRSKIFETYIPRNIALSEASMNGIPAIFYAPDAYGTIAYSELAQEIISRHSPS is encoded by the coding sequence ATGGGAAAAATTATAGCAATAGCAAGTCAAAAAGGTGGTGTAGGTAAAACAACAACAGCTATAAATCTCTCAGCCTGTTTGGCAGTAAAGGGCAGAAAAATTCTTGTAATAGATTCAGACCCTCAAGCAAGCCTTACATTCGGCTTGGGGATTAGAAAAAATGGAGAAAAAATCAAAGGATTATATGAACTTTATGCGGGCAAGGCAACACTACAGGAAGTTTTGAGCCAGCCAATAGAAAATCTTTATGTAATTCCTTCAAGAATAGATTTATTTATGGCAGAACTTGAAATATTTGAAACTGAACAAAGGGAAAAAAGGTTAAAATTTTTACTTGAAAGCTTTAAAGATGAATTTGATTATATTTTTATTGATTGTCCTCCTTCATTTTCTTTTCTTACACTTTGCGCCCTTGTAGCTTCAGAGTCTGTAATAATTCCTGTTCAATGTGAACAGTTTGCATTAGAGGCTTTAAGAATATTTATCAAGCTCTTATGGAGAATAAAAGGAAGTTTTAATGAAGCTCTGGAACTTGAGGGAATTCTTCTTACAATGTTTAGTAAACATATTAACTTAAGCAGGACTATCGCAGAAGATATAAAAAGAGTTTTTCGCTCAAAAATTTTTGAGACTTATATCCCAAGAAATATAGCTTTATCTGAAGCTTCAATGAATGGAATCCCTGCTATTTTTTATGCACCAGATGCTTACGGAACAATTGCATATAGTGAACTTGCTCAAGAAATAATTTCTCGCCACAGTCCTTCATAG
- a CDS encoding ATP-binding protein, with product MTKRSIVQIDQDRCDGCGACVNACAEGAIQIVNGKAQLINEIYCDGLGACLGSCPKGAITIVEKEAQPFDEEANKKHLELIKIKEVPSCECLSFAKNHKLNNWPIQLKLISVNASFLKDAHLLIAADCTAFSYPNFHKEILKDKKLIIACPKLDDAKFYIEKLTEIFNLNNIKAITVLRMTVPCCAGLTWIIKEALNKSGKSISFEENIIDIDGTMKSY from the coding sequence ATGACAAAAAGGTCAATAGTTCAAATTGATCAAGACAGATGTGATGGCTGTGGAGCATGTGTAAATGCCTGTGCAGAAGGAGCAATTCAAATTGTTAATGGTAAGGCACAACTTATTAATGAAATTTATTGCGATGGACTCGGTGCATGTCTTGGAAGTTGTCCAAAAGGAGCAATTACAATAGTTGAAAAAGAAGCACAACCCTTTGATGAAGAGGCTAATAAAAAGCATCTTGAATTAATAAAAATCAAGGAAGTTCCGTCTTGTGAATGCCTTTCTTTCGCGAAGAACCACAAGCTTAATAACTGGCCTATTCAACTTAAGCTCATCTCTGTAAATGCATCATTTTTGAAGGATGCTCATTTGCTAATTGCTGCTGATTGCACTGCTTTTTCATACCCTAACTTTCACAAAGAGATTTTAAAAGATAAAAAATTAATAATTGCCTGCCCAAAACTTGATGATGCAAAATTTTATATTGAAAAACTTACAGAGATTTTTAATCTAAACAATATTAAAGCAATTACTGTTTTAAGAATGACAGTTCCCTGTTGTGCTGGACTTACGTGGATTATTAAAGAGGCTTTAAATAAGTCAGGTAAAAGTATTTCATTTGAAGAAAATATTATTGATATTGATGGCACTATGAAATCTTATTGA
- the uvrC gene encoding excinuclease ABC subunit UvrC, whose product MIDLNTVPSLPGVYLFKDSKGKVLYVGKAKNLRNRLKSYFQSDDLDPRKSKMVKLIKDFSYIVTSNEFEALVLEANLIKQHKPSFNVLLRDDKSYPYLRITVVEEWPKIDVVRKPKKDGNLYFGPYVPAQSMWEALSFIRRNFPIRTCKYRLNKPIRPCVQYQMKRCPAPCAGFISREDYMKGVNEVVLFLKGQKTELLNILYEKMQKLSHELKFEAAAKIRDQIRRLEKIFTQQRVVSQTLDDMDVIGVYIENSKISVNTLFVRNGLLVGSNDWTVKKAFYESEGELIHAVIEALYSKEALIPPPIIVLENLPESLTEIKEWLKEKRGDFVELKTPSLEEEKALLDMALNNAKIHLQSKISPLETSLKELKQRLNLSEIPSKIGAFDVSTLFGSYSVGSFVYWQDGFFDKNLYRHLRIKEIQGIDDYSAMKEIVHRVVKKFNAELPEPDLILIDGGLGHLNAAIKVINELKEKLNVFAIAKDPDRLIFPDGRELVLEDKKPSSLLLKKIRNEAHRFAISYHKKLRKKATFESLLEKIQGIGKKRRLTLLKHFGSISKIKAATVEEIASLQGFNLRLAGKVIEELNKIS is encoded by the coding sequence ATGATTGATTTAAATACTGTTCCTTCTTTACCGGGAGTATATCTATTTAAAGACAGTAAAGGAAAGGTTTTGTATGTTGGGAAAGCTAAAAATCTAAGAAACAGGCTTAAAAGTTACTTTCAATCAGATGACCTTGACCCAAGAAAATCAAAAATGGTTAAACTTATTAAAGATTTTTCATATATTGTTACATCAAATGAGTTTGAAGCTCTTGTTCTTGAAGCAAATCTGATAAAGCAACACAAACCTTCATTTAATGTTTTGCTTAGAGATGACAAGAGCTATCCATATCTTAGAATAACAGTTGTAGAGGAATGGCCTAAAATAGATGTTGTTAGAAAACCTAAAAAAGACGGCAATTTATATTTTGGTCCTTATGTTCCTGCTCAGTCTATGTGGGAGGCTTTATCTTTTATCAGAAGAAATTTTCCAATAAGAACATGTAAATACAGACTAAATAAGCCTATACGTCCTTGTGTTCAATATCAAATGAAAAGATGTCCTGCTCCATGTGCTGGATTTATTAGCAGAGAGGATTATATGAAGGGAGTTAATGAGGTTGTATTATTTTTAAAAGGACAAAAAACTGAATTATTGAATATTCTTTATGAAAAAATGCAAAAGCTTTCTCATGAGCTTAAATTTGAAGCAGCAGCAAAGATTAGAGATCAGATTAGAAGACTTGAAAAAATATTCACACAGCAAAGAGTAGTTTCTCAAACGCTTGATGATATGGATGTAATAGGAGTATATATTGAAAATTCTAAAATATCTGTAAATACTTTATTTGTAAGGAATGGATTACTTGTTGGTTCAAATGATTGGACAGTCAAAAAGGCTTTTTATGAAAGTGAAGGAGAGCTTATTCATGCAGTAATTGAAGCTCTTTATTCAAAAGAAGCCCTGATTCCTCCTCCAATCATTGTTTTAGAAAACTTGCCAGAAAGTTTAACAGAAATAAAAGAGTGGTTAAAGGAGAAAAGAGGAGATTTTGTTGAACTCAAAACTCCTTCCTTAGAAGAAGAAAAAGCCCTTCTTGACATGGCATTAAATAATGCAAAAATTCATTTACAATCAAAGATTTCACCTTTGGAAACATCACTTAAAGAATTAAAACAAAGACTAAATCTTTCCGAAATTCCTTCTAAAATCGGAGCTTTTGATGTATCAACCCTTTTTGGTTCTTATTCAGTTGGAAGTTTTGTCTATTGGCAGGATGGCTTCTTTGATAAAAACTTATACAGACACTTGAGAATAAAGGAAATTCAAGGTATTGATGACTACTCAGCAATGAAAGAAATTGTCCACCGAGTAGTTAAGAAATTTAATGCAGAGTTACCAGAACCTGATTTAATATTAATTGATGGAGGCTTGGGACATTTAAATGCTGCAATCAAAGTTATTAATGAATTAAAAGAAAAACTCAATGTTTTCGCAATTGCAAAAGACCCTGATAGACTTATTTTCCCTGATGGAAGAGAGCTTGTTCTTGAAGATAAAAAACCTTCTTCACTTCTGTTAAAAAAAATACGAAACGAAGCCCATAGATTTGCTATATCATATCATAAAAAACTCAGAAAAAAAGCTACCTTTGAATCATTACTTGAAAAAATTCAAGGAATTGGTAAAAAAAGAAGACTTACACTGCTAAAACACTTTGGAAGCATATCAAAGATAAAGGCTGCTACAGTTGAAGAAATAGCATCTCTTCAGGGATTTAATCTTCGGCTTGCAGGAAAAGTGATAGAGGAACTCAATAAGATTTCATAG
- a CDS encoding CHASE2 domain-containing protein → MKSKLFIFFCIGFCSILVVIISYFCKIDFLNSIDLKLKDVRFRLRGDIEPDKRIVIVAIDSKSIDRLGRWPWDRKIIAKLIENLKEVRVIALDIVFSEPSNAYSDKLLSYAVNKNNVVTGYYFRDEETKIHPQSYLNLMHSKIKIVKILEDVKILPVKEFPYAELNIPLIKAQAGFFNIFPDDDGVYRKINLLVLYNGELYPHLSLKTLEKFKNSPLIVGITNYGIKGLWVGNELIPVDESGRLTINYYGKGGSFQTVSAVDIINGNLKLSSDNIVFIGATEMGISDIRNTPFDPVMPGVEISATVLSNILKQQYLIHNAWVTLLDIAFIAIPVLLLCLFLTKASKTLISLFIFSGITFLTYLSNFFIFKAYFLDLSIIYPFISLSICYLASEAYRNLIIEKKSKFIKKAFSSYIAPELVEIIIKNPDKLRLGGEKRIITVMFSDIRNFTTISESLNPEQLVTLLNNYLDPMTKIVLKHKGMLDKYIGDAIMAVYNAPVDLKEHAREAVLTALEMLKELKSLNEKFAMMKFPQIGIGIGINTGEAITGNMGTEKRFDYTAIGDTVNLASRLEGLNKFYGTKIIISESTFNGIVNKEQIFIRELDLIRVKGKKEPVKIYEVMEEDSPLISVVKDFEKALHLYRNCMFKEALKIFTYIHEEFSDQVSSIYEERCKDYILNPPPSDWDRVYTAREK, encoded by the coding sequence ATGAAAAGTAAGTTATTTATATTTTTCTGTATAGGATTTTGTTCTATACTGGTTGTTATTATTAGTTATTTTTGTAAAATAGACTTTTTAAACTCCATAGATTTGAAACTTAAGGATGTAAGATTTAGATTACGAGGAGATATTGAGCCTGATAAAAGAATAGTAATTGTTGCAATAGATTCAAAAAGTATAGACAGACTTGGAAGATGGCCCTGGGATAGAAAAATTATAGCTAAGCTTATTGAAAATCTTAAAGAAGTCAGAGTCATTGCTCTTGATATTGTTTTTTCAGAACCTTCAAATGCTTATTCTGATAAGCTTCTTTCATATGCTGTAAATAAAAACAATGTAGTTACAGGTTACTATTTTAGAGATGAGGAAACTAAAATTCATCCTCAATCCTACTTAAATCTCATGCACTCAAAAATAAAAATAGTTAAGATATTAGAAGATGTAAAAATTTTACCAGTAAAAGAATTCCCTTATGCTGAACTTAATATCCCATTAATAAAAGCTCAAGCAGGATTTTTCAATATATTTCCTGATGATGATGGAGTTTACAGAAAAATAAATTTGCTTGTTCTTTATAATGGAGAACTCTATCCACATCTATCACTTAAAACATTAGAAAAATTCAAAAATAGTCCTTTGATTGTCGGAATTACTAATTATGGAATAAAAGGTTTGTGGGTAGGTAATGAACTTATACCTGTTGATGAATCAGGGAGACTGACAATCAATTACTATGGTAAAGGTGGTTCATTTCAAACTGTATCAGCTGTTGATATCATAAATGGTAATCTAAAATTGTCATCGGATAATATTGTTTTTATAGGTGCAACCGAGATGGGAATATCTGATATTCGCAATACACCATTTGATCCAGTGATGCCTGGAGTTGAAATATCAGCTACGGTATTATCTAATATTCTCAAACAACAATATTTGATTCACAATGCATGGGTAACACTGCTTGATATTGCATTTATAGCTATCCCTGTTTTATTGCTTTGTTTGTTTCTTACAAAGGCTTCCAAAACTTTAATTTCCTTGTTTATTTTTTCTGGAATTACTTTCTTAACCTATCTAAGTAATTTCTTTATTTTTAAAGCCTATTTTCTTGATCTTTCAATTATTTATCCCTTCATATCCCTTTCTATATGCTATTTAGCATCAGAGGCATACAGGAATTTAATTATTGAGAAAAAAAGCAAATTTATAAAAAAAGCCTTTTCAAGCTACATTGCACCAGAACTTGTAGAAATCATAATTAAAAATCCTGATAAATTAAGGCTTGGAGGCGAAAAAAGAATAATCACAGTAATGTTTTCTGATATAAGAAATTTCACAACCATTTCTGAATCCCTTAATCCTGAGCAGCTTGTTACATTACTTAATAATTATCTTGACCCTATGACAAAAATAGTGCTTAAACATAAAGGAATGCTTGACAAGTACATTGGAGATGCCATAATGGCAGTTTATAATGCACCTGTTGATTTAAAAGAACATGCCAGAGAAGCTGTATTAACAGCCCTTGAAATGCTTAAGGAGCTTAAATCATTGAATGAAAAGTTTGCAATGATGAAATTTCCTCAAATAGGCATTGGTATAGGAATAAATACAGGTGAGGCAATTACAGGAAATATGGGGACAGAAAAAAGATTTGACTATACTGCAATTGGAGACACAGTAAATTTAGCATCAAGACTTGAAGGATTGAATAAGTTTTATGGGACAAAAATAATAATAAGCGAAAGCACCTTTAATGGTATTGTTAATAAAGAACAAATCTTTATAAGAGAGCTTGATTTAATAAGAGTTAAAGGGAAAAAAGAACCTGTAAAAATCTATGAAGTTATGGAAGAAGATTCTCCTTTAATTTCTGTTGTAAAAGATTTTGAGAAAGCATTACATCTGTATAGAAACTGCATGTTCAAAGAAGCCTTAAAAATATTTACCTATATTCATGAAGAATTCAGTGATCAAGTCTCTTCAATTTATGAAGAAAGATGTAAAGATTATATTTTAAATCCTCCTCCTTCAGATTGGGACAGAGTCTATACTGCCCGAGAGAAGTAA
- a CDS encoding FecR domain-containing protein, with translation MKIVILISLFILYLYLSSLAYGAIGEIEKIDGTVLYREQAGIPYKKAKAGLTINTGYWIKTEPKSWTIIKLIDGSKFTLSDNTELEISEYLLDKGKKNGVFYVAQGKIRATVVKITGQTTNYKVKTPTAVAGIKGTEFLMLAKGQANVFFGNENTVYITGHDTPEKILIPDTMIQNTRGLTPAEPVKVEHGSLLEDAKKGLSMLTAAVPPKEWEISGALPNIIARWDINYGHYLADSGKYEEALYIFQIALDLSDKPEIRADARLERGTVYSRFLRNPEAALAEYLLILEEYPEIPQKETSLYLTGMTLYELGLKKQAKQRLYQYKKTYPEGKYITNVETIIRLLENEK, from the coding sequence ATTAGTCTATTCATATTATATTTATATTTATCATCACTTGCCTATGGAGCAATTGGAGAGATTGAAAAAATTGATGGAACGGTTCTTTACAGAGAACAAGCAGGTATCCCCTATAAAAAAGCTAAGGCAGGACTTACAATAAACACTGGCTACTGGATAAAAACAGAGCCAAAAAGCTGGACAATTATTAAACTAATTGATGGAAGCAAATTTACTCTTTCTGATAACACAGAACTTGAAATTTCAGAATATTTGCTTGATAAAGGGAAGAAAAATGGAGTTTTTTATGTAGCGCAGGGGAAAATCAGAGCAACTGTGGTAAAAATTACAGGACAGACTACTAACTATAAAGTTAAAACTCCTACAGCAGTAGCAGGTATAAAAGGAACTGAATTTTTAATGCTTGCTAAGGGACAGGCAAATGTATTTTTTGGTAATGAAAATACAGTTTACATAACTGGACATGATACGCCAGAAAAAATCCTTATTCCTGATACCATGATTCAGAATACAAGAGGATTAACACCTGCAGAACCTGTTAAAGTAGAGCATGGTAGTCTTCTTGAGGACGCAAAAAAAGGACTCTCCATGCTTACAGCAGCAGTTCCACCTAAGGAATGGGAAATATCAGGTGCTTTGCCAAATATAATAGCAAGGTGGGATATAAATTACGGGCATTATCTTGCTGACAGCGGCAAATATGAAGAAGCTCTTTATATATTTCAGATAGCTCTTGACCTTAGTGATAAACCAGAGATAAGAGCTGATGCAAGGCTTGAAAGAGGCACTGTATATTCAAGATTTCTTAGAAATCCTGAGGCTGCATTAGCTGAGTATTTGCTTATTCTTGAAGAATATCCTGAGATTCCGCAGAAAGAAACATCGCTTTATCTTACAGGAATGACACTTTATGAACTTGGATTAAAAAAACAGGCAAAACAAAGACTTTATCAATACAAAAAAACTTATCCCGAAGGAAAGTATATAACGAATGTTGAAACAATTATCAGACTTTTAGAGAATGAAAAGTAA